The Catenulispora sp. GP43 genome has a window encoding:
- a CDS encoding winged helix-turn-helix transcriptional regulator, with protein MVTIAPPRLVDRFRAARRTGERGDLFDADCPTRLLLDRIGDKWTVLVVLLLSDGPMRFTELRTHLGRVAPKVLTQSLRRMERDGLVTRRIFAEVPPRVEYTLTELGHSLAEPIAVIGDWAELNMPRFIAAQQEYDAAHAAPGEGSESE; from the coding sequence ATGGTTACTATCGCCCCACCACGGCTGGTCGACCGCTTCCGGGCCGCCCGCCGCACCGGCGAGCGCGGGGACCTGTTCGACGCCGACTGCCCGACCCGGCTCCTGCTGGACCGGATCGGCGACAAGTGGACGGTCCTGGTCGTCCTGCTGCTCTCCGACGGCCCGATGCGCTTCACCGAGCTGCGCACGCACCTCGGCCGCGTGGCGCCGAAGGTCCTGACCCAGTCACTGCGCCGCATGGAACGCGACGGCCTGGTCACCCGCCGGATCTTCGCCGAGGTCCCGCCGCGCGTGGAGTACACCCTCACCGAGCTGGGCCACTCCCTGGCCGAGCCGATCGCGGTGATCGGCGACTGGGCCGAGCTGAACATGCCCCGGTTCATCGCCGCCCAGCAGGAGTACGACGCCGCGCACGCGGCTCCCGGCGAAGGCTCGGAGTCGGAGTAG
- a CDS encoding NAD(P)-dependent oxidoreductase → MKIAVYGATGMIGSRVVAEALTRGHAVTGITRSAAALPEGVHPVQGDAGDAELAKRVAAEADVVVSAIGPSRTGGDRREFLAQVRTLAETLGGARLLVVGGAGSLLVGDHRLVDDPEFPDLYKAEALIGAESLDYIRGLGESADWTYFSPAPLIQPGTRTGEYKTATDSPAGDAISAEDYAVAMLDEIEKPAFRRQRFTAAN, encoded by the coding sequence ATGAAGATCGCCGTCTACGGGGCCACCGGCATGATCGGCAGCCGGGTGGTGGCCGAGGCCCTGACCCGCGGCCACGCCGTCACCGGCATCACCCGCTCGGCCGCCGCGCTGCCCGAGGGCGTGCACCCGGTCCAGGGCGACGCCGGCGACGCCGAGCTGGCCAAGCGCGTCGCCGCCGAGGCCGACGTCGTGGTCTCGGCCATCGGCCCCAGCCGCACCGGCGGCGACCGCCGCGAGTTCCTGGCCCAGGTCCGCACCCTGGCCGAGACGCTCGGCGGCGCGCGCCTGCTCGTCGTCGGCGGCGCCGGCTCGCTGCTGGTGGGCGACCACCGCCTGGTCGACGACCCGGAGTTCCCCGACCTGTACAAGGCCGAGGCGCTCATCGGCGCGGAGTCCCTGGACTACATCCGCGGCCTCGGCGAGAGCGCGGACTGGACCTACTTCAGCCCGGCCCCGCTGATCCAGCCGGGCACCCGCACCGGCGAGTACAAGACCGCGACCGACTCCCCCGCCGGCGACGCGATCTCCGCCGAGGACTACGCGGTCGCGATGCTGGACGAGATCGAGAAGCCCGCGTTCCGGCGGCAGCGGTTCACCGCGGCCAACTAA
- the sigK gene encoding ECF RNA polymerase sigma factor SigK — protein sequence MLGRAGSRTASEEQATLEAQLHRVALGDRDAFDAVYEQLAGPVLGVARRVLRDPAQAEEVAQEVLVEIWRTASRFDAHRGSARAWALTMAHARAVDRVRSADASARREARAAELMVVPPFDEVVEAVEARLDRERVRRCLEGLTELQRESVTLAYYGGYTYSQVAHLLSSPLGTVKTRLRDGLARLRDCLGVG from the coding sequence ATGCTCGGACGTGCCGGCTCCAGGACCGCTTCGGAGGAGCAGGCGACGTTGGAGGCGCAGCTGCACCGCGTCGCCCTCGGCGACCGCGACGCCTTCGACGCGGTGTACGAGCAGCTGGCCGGCCCGGTCCTGGGCGTGGCGCGCCGGGTGCTGCGCGACCCCGCGCAGGCCGAGGAGGTGGCGCAGGAGGTGCTGGTCGAGATCTGGCGCACCGCCAGCCGCTTCGACGCGCACCGGGGGTCGGCGCGCGCCTGGGCGCTGACGATGGCGCACGCGCGCGCCGTGGACCGCGTCCGGTCCGCCGACGCCTCGGCCCGGCGCGAGGCGCGCGCCGCGGAGCTGATGGTCGTGCCGCCGTTCGACGAGGTGGTGGAGGCGGTGGAGGCACGGCTGGACCGGGAGCGGGTGCGGCGGTGTCTGGAGGGCCTCACGGAATTACAGCGTGAGTCGGTGACGCTGGCGTATTACGGCGGGTACACCTATTCGCAGGTGGCGCATCTGTTGAGCAGCCCGCTGGGAACCGTGAAGACTCGCTTGCGCGACGGCCTGGCCCGGCTCCGCGACTGCCTGGGGGTGGGATGA
- a CDS encoding anti-sigma factor domain-containing protein — MDPEVHSLTGAYVCHALEPAELEAFERHLARCPTCVQEVAELQETAALLASAAAQTPPPRLKAAVDARIAVTRQIPPVVSHEPARQADRRPRRRWFTALGWGLAAGLAAVVAVLGVRLNDQQNQIDQARQRSTAISTLLAAPDVHAESVNVSTGGNGRVLVSRSRDEAAITVSGLSRLAPGKVYQLWMMGPSGARSGGVVPVTAEAFDSVLAHGLGDARTIGLTVEPAGGSAQPTTEPVMLLPMPA, encoded by the coding sequence ATGGATCCGGAGGTCCACTCCCTGACCGGCGCGTATGTGTGCCACGCGCTGGAGCCGGCCGAGCTCGAGGCGTTCGAGCGCCACCTGGCCCGGTGCCCCACCTGCGTCCAGGAGGTCGCCGAGCTCCAGGAGACGGCGGCGCTGCTGGCCTCGGCCGCGGCCCAGACTCCCCCGCCGCGCCTGAAGGCGGCGGTCGACGCGCGAATCGCGGTGACCCGGCAGATCCCGCCGGTCGTCAGCCACGAACCGGCCCGGCAGGCCGACCGCCGGCCGCGGCGCCGCTGGTTCACCGCCCTGGGCTGGGGCCTGGCCGCCGGACTGGCCGCGGTGGTCGCGGTACTGGGCGTCCGGCTGAACGACCAGCAGAACCAGATCGACCAGGCCCGCCAGCGCAGCACGGCGATCTCCACCCTGCTGGCCGCCCCCGACGTGCACGCCGAGAGCGTGAACGTCAGCACCGGCGGCAACGGCCGGGTCCTGGTGTCCCGCTCCCGCGACGAGGCGGCGATCACGGTCAGCGGACTGAGCCGGCTGGCCCCGGGCAAGGTGTATCAGCTGTGGATGATGGGTCCGTCGGGGGCGCGCTCGGGCGGCGTGGTGCCGGTGACGGCCGAGGCGTTCGACTCGGTGCTGGCCCACGGGCTCGGCGACGCGCGGACGATCGGGCTGACGGTGGAGCCGGCCGGGGGTTCGGCGCAGCCGACCACGGAGCCGGTGATGCTGCTGCCGATGCCGGCGTGA